A genomic region of Capnocytophaga canimorsus contains the following coding sequences:
- a CDS encoding LuxE/PaaK family acyltransferase, translated as MVLTERIFSIKTSEDFQNVALAIFRYQYKYNPVYQSFCNYLNRNPEQVNSVNEIPFLPIEFFKTKTIISGTQKSSKIFTSSGTTGSNTSKHYVKDISIYEKSFRQGFRHFYANETNYAFLALLPAYLERTGSSLTYMVDDLIKRSKNTQSGFFLHNLDQLAEKLHFLEETEQKTILIGVSFALLDLVEKYNFSLKNTIVMETGGMKGRRKELIREDLHHILKQGFGTESIHSEYGMTELLSQAYSSGNGIFRSVPWMQILIRDVNDPLSYQPFGKSGGVNIIDLANVHSCSFIATQDLGRAFQDGSFEILGRFDHADIRGCNLMVL; from the coding sequence ATGGTTTTGACTGAGCGTATTTTTTCCATAAAAACTTCGGAAGATTTTCAAAATGTAGCCTTAGCTATTTTTAGATATCAATACAAATATAACCCTGTATATCAATCGTTTTGCAATTACTTAAACCGAAATCCCGAACAGGTAAATTCGGTAAACGAAATTCCTTTTCTGCCCATAGAGTTTTTCAAAACCAAAACCATAATCAGCGGAACACAAAAAAGTTCAAAAATATTTACCAGTAGCGGAACCACAGGGAGTAACACCTCAAAGCATTACGTTAAAGATATTTCCATCTATGAAAAAAGTTTTCGGCAAGGATTTCGGCACTTTTACGCAAATGAAACCAATTATGCTTTTTTAGCACTTCTCCCTGCTTATTTGGAACGTACGGGCTCTTCCTTAACTTATATGGTTGACGACTTAATAAAGCGCTCAAAAAACACTCAAAGTGGCTTTTTTTTACACAATCTTGACCAATTGGCAGAGAAACTCCATTTCTTAGAAGAAACAGAACAAAAAACCATTCTGATTGGCGTTTCATTTGCTCTGCTGGATTTGGTAGAAAAATACAACTTTTCGTTAAAAAATACCATAGTTATGGAAACTGGCGGAATGAAAGGCAGAAGAAAAGAATTGATTAGAGAAGATTTACATCATATCTTAAAACAAGGCTTTGGAACGGAAAGCATTCACTCCGAGTACGGAATGACAGAGCTACTCTCACAAGCCTATTCCTCAGGCAACGGAATTTTCCGAAGCGTACCTTGGATGCAAATTTTAATTCGAGATGTAAACGACCCCTTATCCTATCAACCCTTTGGTAAAAGCGGAGGCGTGAATATCATTGATTTGGCAAACGTACACTCGTGTAGCTTTATTGCCACACAAGACTTGGGCAGAGCCTTTCAAGATGGTAGCTTCGAGATTTTAGGACGATTTGACCACGCCGATATTAGGGGTTGTAACCTAATGGTTTTATAA
- a CDS encoding arsenate reductase family protein: protein MNKIYYLGSCSTCQRILKELQPSSNFEIQDIKHNPITESELDFLKEKAGSYEKLFSKRAQLYKQRNLKEQSLTESDYKNLILEHYTFLNRPVMVIDNEVFVGNAAKTVASAKLAMERL from the coding sequence ATGAATAAAATATATTATTTAGGAAGTTGTTCTACTTGTCAGCGTATTTTAAAAGAATTACAGCCCAGTTCTAATTTTGAAATTCAGGATATAAAACACAATCCGATTACTGAAAGTGAACTTGATTTTCTTAAAGAAAAGGCAGGAAGTTATGAAAAATTGTTTAGCAAGCGTGCCCAACTTTACAAGCAACGTAATTTGAAAGAGCAATCGCTCACCGAATCCGATTATAAAAATTTGATTTTGGAGCATTACACGTTTCTAAACCGACCAGTTATGGTCATTGATAATGAGGTTTTTGTGGGAAATGCTGCCAAAACCGTAGCATCAGCAAAGTTGGCTATGGAGAGGTTATAA
- a CDS encoding DUF3298 and DUF4163 domain-containing protein produces MKKITLLFGAFLLFSCSDKISFTEKVVQKSASDCENCGTVYLTYLQCEKPLQFAENFNKTIQNRIVDFVEMDSKEKPSEISGEAAIAQSLDNFMKEYADLQQHFPEIAAYELILTDSIVYQNKKMVSLVSKTYSFLGGAHGYETTTYLNFDAKNGKVIHNDSLFSDVEKVKEIAEKQFKSEFEIDDKTALSQNGFWFDDNTFHLPQNIGISDKSLILHYNPYEIASYADGAVVIEIPMQQIKPFFRY; encoded by the coding sequence ATGAAAAAAATAACATTACTTTTTGGAGCTTTTCTTTTATTTTCGTGTTCCGATAAGATTTCCTTTACGGAAAAAGTCGTTCAAAAATCAGCTTCCGATTGTGAGAATTGTGGAACGGTTTATTTGACGTATTTGCAATGTGAAAAGCCTTTACAATTTGCCGAAAATTTTAATAAAACCATTCAAAATCGGATTGTTGATTTTGTAGAAATGGATTCCAAAGAAAAACCAAGTGAAATTTCTGGTGAGGCTGCCATAGCCCAAAGTTTGGATAATTTTATGAAAGAATATGCTGATTTACAGCAACATTTTCCTGAAATTGCAGCTTATGAACTCATTTTAACCGATAGTATTGTATATCAAAATAAAAAGATGGTGTCATTAGTTTCTAAAACTTATTCTTTTTTGGGGGGTGCACACGGCTATGAAACCACTACCTACCTCAATTTTGATGCTAAAAACGGAAAAGTAATTCACAATGATTCCTTGTTTTCTGATGTTGAAAAAGTGAAGGAAATTGCTGAAAAACAGTTTAAATCAGAATTTGAAATCGATGATAAAACTGCACTGAGCCAAAACGGATTTTGGTTTGACGATAATACTTTTCATTTACCGCAAAACATCGGTATTTCTGACAAAAGCCTGATACTTCATTACAATCCGTACGAAATTGCTTCGTATGCTGATGGTGCTGTGGTAATTGAAATTCCAATGCAGCAGATTAAACCTTTCTTTCGTTATTAG
- a CDS encoding metal-dependent transcriptional regulator, which translates to MTFSEENYLKTIFHLSNEGGETVSTNAIADAMQTKASSVTDMIKKLSEKKLVDYKRYQGVLLTKKGTEKAVSIVRKHRLWEVFLVEKLGFSWDEVHEIAEELEHIHSEKLIERLDAFLGFPETDPHGDPIPNKEGIIEKTPKILLSDLEINNKAVFVGVKNTSKDFLIYLNKISIALGDEFSVIDKEKFDHSMTISLAGKMVILSSVVSRNIYVQKI; encoded by the coding sequence ATGACGTTTTCGGAAGAAAATTATTTGAAAACAATTTTTCACCTTTCTAATGAAGGCGGAGAAACTGTCAGTACCAATGCCATTGCCGATGCTATGCAGACTAAAGCATCGTCAGTAACCGATATGATTAAGAAACTTTCCGAAAAAAAATTGGTCGATTATAAGCGTTATCAAGGAGTTTTACTAACCAAAAAAGGAACTGAAAAGGCAGTTTCTATTGTTCGAAAGCATCGTTTGTGGGAGGTATTTTTGGTCGAAAAATTAGGTTTTTCGTGGGATGAAGTTCACGAAATTGCCGAGGAATTGGAACATATTCATTCCGAAAAACTCATCGAACGCCTCGATGCTTTTTTAGGTTTCCCTGAAACAGACCCCCACGGCGACCCCATTCCTAACAAAGAAGGAATCATTGAAAAAACGCCTAAAATATTACTTAGTGATTTGGAAATCAATAATAAAGCTGTCTTTGTAGGAGTTAAAAATACTTCCAAAGATTTTTTGATTTATCTCAATAAAATTTCTATTGCTTTGGGCGATGAATTTTCAGTGATTGATAAAGAAAAGTTTGACCATTCAATGACTATTTCTCTTGCAGGGAAAATGGTAATACTCTCATCGGTGGTGAGCCGAAATATTTATGTTCAAAAAATATAA
- a CDS encoding metallophosphoesterase family protein has protein sequence MRTLVIGDIHGAYKALVQVLERAKIQKDDFLIFLGDYADGWSQTPEVIRFLINLKSTNKCLFIKGNHDALCLQFLKGKPMSDLWYFHGGDATEKAYAEVSDTEKEVHISFLESLETYHLDPQNRLFVHAGFTNLRGVVFEYFPEMFYWDRTLWELALSLPKEIEKNDPYYPARLKLYSEIFIGHTPTTRFGSTEPMNAFGVWNVDTGCAFKGKITVMDIQTKQFWQSDPVWQCYPDEQGRNKS, from the coding sequence ATGAGAACCCTTGTTATAGGAGATATTCACGGTGCTTACAAAGCACTTGTTCAGGTATTAGAAAGAGCAAAAATTCAAAAAGATGATTTTCTTATTTTTTTAGGGGATTATGCCGATGGTTGGAGTCAAACCCCCGAAGTGATTCGTTTTTTGATAAATTTGAAATCTACCAATAAGTGTTTGTTCATCAAAGGAAATCACGATGCACTTTGTTTGCAATTTTTGAAAGGAAAACCGATGAGTGATTTATGGTATTTTCACGGAGGAGATGCCACAGAAAAAGCTTATGCTGAAGTTTCTGATACTGAAAAAGAAGTACATATTTCTTTTTTGGAATCCTTGGAAACCTATCATTTAGATCCTCAAAATAGGCTTTTTGTTCACGCCGGATTTACCAATTTAAGAGGAGTTGTTTTTGAGTATTTTCCAGAGATGTTTTATTGGGACAGAACCCTTTGGGAATTAGCCTTGTCTCTTCCTAAGGAAATTGAAAAAAATGACCCATATTATCCAGCACGTCTTAAACTTTATTCTGAAATTTTCATTGGTCATACCCCCACTACGCGTTTTGGAAGTACCGAGCCTATGAATGCTTTTGGTGTTTGGAATGTTGATACGGGTTGTGCTTTCAAGGGTAAAATTACAGTGATGGATATTCAAACTAAACAATTTTGGCAAAGTGACCCCGTTTGGCAATGCTACCCTGATGAGCAGGGTAGAAACAAATCTTAA
- a CDS encoding ATP-binding protein — translation MINKRLLIKNLLGHSDENSFYDRKRFIDLSSTEGKAKFLKLVCALANSNPKNSAFIVIGVEDDSRKIVGVDFFDDSRIQNLVNAFLDNAPNIAYENIIFPELPENKVVGLVTVLSSGKICSLHKGIWKYPAGMIFYREGSNSKPKKEKSKPNLTNATIVAEIEKKSKNNIKHSLDGVIDFIYHRHKDLQANYLVYEEQFILCWAGKSKISKDKTYYTRVDIELINEQVRLFFSALDEVEISYTENSFSIVEYIQLGINANQKYYPLETTDIYFFNNGSYKIEQKLIFQPPVFESSVIEGVWQVSSILFDKIENEMTLSEKEKEQLKSLPFVALLCYLNGVGEAKQRMENIRPLLKTIDVEAYISLKESLRILRKIKYNS, via the coding sequence ATGATAAATAAACGTTTACTGATAAAAAATTTGTTGGGGCATAGTGACGAAAATAGTTTTTATGACCGTAAACGTTTTATTGACTTATCTTCAACGGAAGGAAAAGCTAAATTTTTAAAGCTTGTTTGTGCATTGGCAAATTCCAATCCTAAAAATTCAGCTTTTATTGTGATAGGAGTTGAAGATGATTCACGAAAAATTGTAGGAGTTGATTTTTTTGATGATAGTCGCATACAAAATTTAGTAAATGCGTTTTTAGATAATGCGCCCAATATCGCTTATGAAAATATTATTTTTCCTGAGCTTCCTGAAAATAAGGTAGTGGGTTTGGTAACGGTATTGTCTTCTGGTAAAATATGTTCTTTGCATAAAGGTATTTGGAAGTATCCTGCGGGTATGATTTTTTATCGTGAAGGAAGTAATAGTAAACCCAAAAAAGAAAAATCAAAGCCTAATTTAACTAATGCAACCATTGTTGCTGAGATAGAAAAAAAATCAAAAAATAATATCAAACATAGCCTTGACGGAGTTATTGATTTTATCTATCATAGACATAAAGATTTACAAGCAAATTATTTGGTCTATGAAGAGCAATTTATTTTGTGTTGGGCAGGAAAATCTAAAATTTCCAAAGATAAAACCTATTACACACGTGTGGATATTGAACTGATCAATGAGCAAGTTCGTTTGTTTTTTTCGGCCTTAGATGAAGTTGAAATCAGTTATACTGAAAATAGTTTTAGTATTGTTGAATATATACAACTGGGTATAAACGCAAATCAAAAGTATTATCCGTTGGAAACCACTGATATTTATTTTTTTAATAACGGAAGTTACAAAATAGAACAAAAACTAATTTTTCAGCCACCTGTTTTTGAATCTTCCGTCATTGAAGGCGTCTGGCAAGTCAGTTCAATACTTTTTGATAAAATAGAAAATGAAATGACTTTAAGTGAAAAAGAAAAAGAGCAACTTAAAAGTTTACCATTTGTAGCTTTACTTTGTTATTTAAATGGGGTAGGGGAGGCAAAACAACGTATGGAAAACATACGTCCACTACTTAAAACTATAGATGTTGAGGCTTATATTTCGCTTAAAGAATCTCTTCGAATATTAAGAAAAATAAAATACAATTCATAA